One stretch of Saccharomonospora xinjiangensis XJ-54 DNA includes these proteins:
- a CDS encoding MBL fold metallo-hydrolase: MLLERIYDDDLAQASYFVGCQAKGEAVVIDARRDIGEYLDLAQRHGMRIVAVTETHIHADYLSGTRELGAATGAEVYVSGEGGEDWQYGFDATRLYDGDAITIGNITVRASHTPGHTPEHLSFLITDGAFSDDPGYLLSGDFVFAGDLGRPDLLDEAAGGVDTRFEGARQLFASLRDRFLTLPDHVQVYPAHGAGSACGKALGALPSTTVGYERLNAWWGPYLRDNDEQGFIDELLSGQPDAHAYFGRMKRQNREGPAVLGPLPELAELANAEIARSLDAGEMIFADTRSHADVHEGTVAGALNIPGPGKAATYGGWAYDPERESRPLVLLARDQEMAHAVRDHLLRVGIDTVAGYTTSLDDLPIVKPSVISPAELEGFDAALVLDVRNKTEHAAGHIPGSEQLSAGRVLWNLDTLPAEGTIVTYCQSGVRNSVAASALRREGYDVVELDGSYAGWTAWNAARQDRDEPVSAGA; the protein is encoded by the coding sequence ATGCTGCTTGAACGCATTTACGACGACGATCTCGCCCAGGCCAGCTACTTCGTCGGCTGCCAGGCCAAGGGCGAGGCGGTCGTGATCGACGCTCGTCGCGACATCGGCGAGTACCTTGACCTGGCACAGCGGCACGGGATGCGGATCGTGGCAGTGACGGAGACGCACATCCACGCCGACTACCTCTCCGGGACGCGAGAGCTGGGAGCGGCGACCGGAGCCGAGGTGTACGTCTCGGGTGAGGGCGGCGAGGACTGGCAGTACGGCTTCGACGCCACCCGCCTTTACGACGGTGACGCCATCACCATCGGCAACATCACGGTGCGAGCCAGCCACACCCCGGGCCACACGCCCGAACACCTCTCGTTCCTGATCACCGACGGTGCCTTCAGCGACGATCCGGGCTACCTGCTCTCCGGAGACTTCGTGTTCGCGGGCGACCTCGGACGCCCCGACCTCCTCGACGAGGCGGCCGGTGGGGTTGACACCCGATTCGAGGGCGCTCGCCAGCTCTTCGCGAGCCTCCGCGACCGCTTCCTGACCCTGCCCGATCACGTGCAGGTCTACCCCGCACACGGCGCGGGCAGCGCCTGCGGCAAGGCGCTGGGCGCGCTGCCCTCGACCACGGTCGGGTACGAGCGGCTCAACGCCTGGTGGGGCCCGTACCTGCGGGACAACGACGAGCAGGGCTTCATCGACGAGCTGCTCAGCGGGCAGCCCGACGCCCATGCGTACTTCGGCCGTATGAAGCGGCAGAACAGGGAAGGCCCCGCCGTCCTCGGACCGCTTCCGGAACTCGCCGAACTGGCCAACGCGGAGATCGCCCGATCACTCGACGCGGGTGAAATGATCTTCGCCGACACCCGGTCCCACGCCGACGTGCACGAGGGCACCGTCGCGGGTGCGCTCAACATTCCGGGCCCTGGCAAGGCCGCCACCTACGGCGGCTGGGCCTACGACCCCGAGCGGGAGAGCCGCCCGCTCGTGCTGCTGGCACGTGATCAGGAGATGGCGCACGCCGTGCGTGATCACCTCTTGCGCGTCGGCATCGACACCGTCGCGGGCTACACCACGAGCCTCGACGACCTGCCGATCGTCAAGCCTTCGGTCATCTCGCCCGCCGAACTGGAGGGCTTCGACGCCGCACTGGTGCTCGACGTCCGCAACAAGACTGAGCACGCGGCCGGACACATCCCGGGTTCCGAGCAACTGAGCGCCGGCCGGGTGCTCTGGAACCTCGACACGCTGCCCGCCGAAGGCACCATCGTCACGTACTGCCAGAGCGGTGTGCGTAACTCCGTCGCCGCGAGCGCCCTGCGCAGGGAGGGCTACGACGTCGTCGAACTCGACGGCAGCTACGCGGGATGGACGGCCTGGAACGCGGCACGGCAGGACCGCGACGAGCCGGTGTCCGCCGGAGCGTAA
- a CDS encoding rhodanese-like domain-containing protein, producing MDRATTNGVSPIDPAELKKRLAEGDKLTIIDVRTPAEFESVHIRGSYNLPLPLLSKNPHDLAERISGQAVLICQSGVRATQAHQRLAAVGISHASVLTGGIAAYEAAGGDVIHGAQRWDMERQVRMAAGSLVLLGLAGAKLITPKLGYLSAAIGAGLTFSALTNSCGMAALLAKMPWNRTAADPTVEDAFNSIPTAPQQF from the coding sequence ATGGATCGAGCGACCACCAACGGTGTCTCGCCCATCGACCCTGCCGAGTTGAAGAAGCGGCTCGCCGAAGGCGACAAGCTCACGATCATCGACGTGCGCACGCCTGCGGAATTCGAGTCCGTGCACATCCGCGGTTCCTACAACCTGCCCCTGCCGCTGTTGTCGAAGAACCCGCACGACCTCGCCGAGCGCATCAGTGGCCAGGCGGTGCTGATCTGCCAGTCCGGAGTCAGGGCCACGCAGGCGCACCAGCGGCTCGCCGCGGTGGGTATCTCCCACGCGAGTGTGCTCACCGGTGGGATCGCCGCGTACGAGGCCGCAGGCGGTGACGTGATCCACGGAGCCCAGCGCTGGGACATGGAGCGTCAGGTTCGCATGGCAGCGGGTTCGCTCGTGTTGCTCGGGCTCGCCGGCGCCAAGCTGATCACCCCGAAGCTGGGCTACCTCTCCGCCGCGATCGGCGCGGGGCTGACATTCTCGGCTCTGACCAACTCCTGCGGCATGGCAGCACTGCTCGCGAAGATGCCGTGGAACCGCACGGCAGCCGACCCCACGGTCGAGGATGCCTTCAACAGCATCCCGACGGCGCCCCAGCAGTTCTGA
- a CDS encoding sulfite exporter TauE/SafE family protein: protein MGISVIIVLVLAVAVGLSLGLLGGGGSILTVPLLTYVAGMPAKEAIAASLFVVGTTSLISAITHARKGNVRWRTGLVFGAAGMAGAFVGGLAGGYIPDTVLMIAFALMMVATATAMIRGKKKATGENSGHGDLPLKRIILDGLVVGLVTGLVGAGGGFLVVPALALLGGLPMAIAVGTSLVVIAMKSFAGLAGYLTTVALNWPLVLGVTAAAIVGSILGAMLTSRVPEAALRKGFGIFVLVMGVFVLTQELPPPAGLVVGIVAAALAGLAIICRLTTDRCPLVPQPQAR from the coding sequence ATGGGAATCTCTGTGATCATCGTTCTGGTTCTCGCCGTGGCCGTGGGGTTGTCGCTCGGGCTGCTCGGCGGCGGGGGCTCCATCCTCACGGTCCCGCTGCTGACCTACGTGGCAGGCATGCCCGCGAAGGAGGCCATCGCCGCGTCCCTCTTCGTCGTCGGCACGACGTCGCTGATCAGCGCGATCACGCACGCGAGGAAGGGCAACGTCCGCTGGCGCACCGGGCTCGTCTTCGGTGCCGCGGGCATGGCAGGCGCCTTCGTCGGTGGACTCGCGGGTGGCTACATCCCCGACACCGTCCTGATGATCGCGTTCGCGTTGATGATGGTCGCCACCGCGACCGCGATGATCCGGGGCAAGAAGAAGGCGACCGGCGAAAACTCCGGGCACGGCGACCTTCCGCTCAAGCGCATCATCCTCGACGGACTCGTCGTCGGCCTCGTCACCGGGCTCGTCGGAGCGGGCGGTGGATTCCTCGTCGTCCCCGCACTCGCGCTGCTCGGCGGACTTCCCATGGCCATCGCCGTCGGAACCTCCCTGGTGGTGATCGCGATGAAATCCTTCGCGGGACTCGCCGGATACCTCACCACGGTGGCGCTCAACTGGCCTCTGGTCCTCGGAGTGACCGCCGCCGCGATCGTCGGCTCGATACTCGGCGCCATGCTGACCTCCCGGGTTCCTGAGGCGGCGCTGCGCAAGGGCTTCGGCATCTTCGTGCTGGTCATGGGTGTCTTCGTGCTCACCCAGGAACTGCCACCGCCCGCCGGGCTCGTCGTCGGGATCGTCGCGGCGGCGCTGGCAGGGCTGGCGATCATCTGCCGCCTGACCACCGACCGGTGCCCACTGGTGCCGCAGCCACAAGCGCGATAG
- the trxA gene encoding thioredoxin — MTAFELTQDNFTQTVAENDIVLVDFWAAWCAPCRRFAPIFEAAATAHPDIAFGKVNTETQPALARAAKISSIPTLMAFREGVLVYSQPGALSSAALERVISSVKDLDMARVRSSIAAADT; from the coding sequence ATGACCGCATTCGAGCTGACACAGGACAACTTCACCCAGACCGTGGCCGAGAACGACATCGTCCTCGTTGACTTCTGGGCGGCCTGGTGCGCACCGTGCCGCAGGTTCGCCCCGATCTTCGAGGCCGCAGCGACCGCTCACCCCGACATCGCCTTCGGCAAGGTGAACACGGAGACACAGCCCGCGCTGGCGAGGGCCGCGAAGATCTCGTCCATCCCCACTCTGATGGCCTTCAGGGAAGGCGTGCTCGTCTACTCCCAACCCGGCGCGCTGTCCTCAGCCGCGCTGGAACGTGTCATCAGCTCGGTGAAGGATCTGGACATGGCGCGCGTTCGGTCCTCGATCGCGGCAGCCGATACCTGA